In one Betaproteobacteria bacterium genomic region, the following are encoded:
- a CDS encoding alanine racemase produces MSRPLRARIRRSALAHNLAVARRLAPECRVMAVVKANGYGHGLLRAAAAFAEADAFAALEIEGAVRLREAGHRQEIVLIAGLFDTGELSIAAEHDLSLVVHHEEQLRMLETSRARGLRVFLKINSGMNRLGFLPERAARVLARLEVCVAVAK; encoded by the coding sequence ATGAGTCGACCGCTGCGCGCCCGCATTCGCCGTAGCGCGCTCGCGCACAACCTCGCTGTCGCGCGCCGGCTGGCGCCGGAGTGCCGCGTGATGGCGGTGGTGAAGGCCAACGGCTACGGTCACGGCCTGCTGCGCGCGGCAGCGGCATTCGCGGAAGCGGACGCGTTCGCCGCGCTCGAGATCGAGGGCGCCGTCCGCCTGCGCGAAGCGGGACATCGGCAGGAGATCGTGCTTATCGCGGGGCTCTTCGACACCGGCGAGTTGTCGATCGCGGCCGAACACGATCTTTCGCTCGTGGTGCATCACGAAGAACAGTTGCGGATGCTCGAGACCAGCCGCGCCCGCGGCCTGCGCGTCTTTCTCAAGATCAATTCCGGCATGAACCGGCTGGGCTTTCTGCCCGAGCGGGCGGCGCGCGTGCTCGCGCGTCTCGAGGTCTGCGTCGCGGTGGCGAAGG